A genomic window from Candidatus Dormiibacterota bacterium includes:
- a CDS encoding helix-turn-helix domain-containing protein has product MTGAHDFLTIGEAAELCGLSRSALRRAVARGHLAAWHTPGNHLRVGRKDFADFLRGLGAVELAGRAEQRRTTTTTP; this is encoded by the coding sequence ATGACGGGTGCACACGACTTCCTCACCATCGGGGAGGCGGCGGAGCTCTGTGGCCTGTCGCGCTCCGCGTTGCGCCGGGCGGTGGCCCGGGGGCATCTGGCGGCGTGGCACACGCCCGGCAACCACCTGCGGGTCGGCCGGAAGGACTTCGCCGACTTCCTTCGGGGCCTGGGAGCGGTCGAGCTCGCCGGGCGCGCCGAGCAGCGGAGGACGACCACCACGACGCCGTAG